Proteins encoded within one genomic window of Schaalia sp. HMT-172:
- a CDS encoding proline--tRNA ligase has translation MLRNLSTFFLRTLREDPADAEVNSHKLLVRAGYIRRCAPGIYTWLPLGLRTLRKIENIVREEMDAMGAQEVHFPGLIPAEPYKATNRWEEYGPTLFKLNDRKGGDYLLAPTHEEMFTLLVKDMYSSYKDLPLTLYQIQTKYRDEARPRAGLIRGREFVMKDAYSFDIDDQGLDASYQAERDTYERIFQRLGLRYVIVSAMSGAMGGSRSEEFLHPSPIGEDTFVASPGGYAANAEAVTTPVPEAVDASGVPAPVEVPTPDAPTIEALVDLLNVSYPRNDRPWTAADTLKNVVVTLTHPDGQRELLVVGVPGDRDVDMKRLEAAVAPAEVEMASDSDFEPHPELVRGYIGPTVLGPNSPKRAVDEEGNASGSVRYLVDPRVVDGTAWVTGANAEQRHVLNLVMGRDFTADGTIEAAEVREGDLAPDGSGPLHLERGIEIGHIFQLGRKYAKALGLTVLDENGKTQVVTMGSYGIGVTRVMAALAEANCDDKGLSWPAQIAPFDVHVLATGKGDEVFETAQSLGVQLDAAGLDVLVDDRRKVSAGVKFKDFELVGVPFGLVVGRSLADGQVEIRVRATGETIVVPVEEAVERLREAHAAALKGE, from the coding sequence ATGCTTCGAAATCTCTCGACTTTCTTCCTGCGCACCCTGCGCGAGGACCCGGCCGACGCCGAGGTCAATTCCCATAAGCTCCTGGTCCGCGCCGGTTACATCCGCCGCTGTGCCCCCGGCATCTACACGTGGCTTCCTCTCGGCCTGCGCACGCTGCGCAAGATCGAGAACATCGTGCGCGAGGAGATGGACGCGATGGGCGCCCAGGAGGTGCACTTCCCGGGCCTGATTCCCGCTGAGCCCTACAAGGCGACGAACCGCTGGGAGGAGTACGGCCCGACGCTGTTTAAGCTTAACGATCGCAAGGGCGGCGACTACCTGCTGGCCCCCACTCACGAGGAGATGTTCACTCTCCTGGTGAAGGACATGTACTCCTCGTACAAGGACCTTCCCCTCACGCTGTACCAGATTCAGACGAAGTACCGCGACGAGGCGCGTCCGCGCGCCGGCCTGATCCGTGGCCGCGAATTCGTCATGAAGGACGCCTACTCTTTCGACATTGACGACCAGGGCCTGGACGCCTCGTACCAGGCTGAGCGCGACACCTACGAGCGCATCTTCCAGCGCCTGGGCCTGCGCTACGTCATCGTCTCTGCGATGAGTGGCGCGATGGGCGGCTCTCGTTCGGAGGAGTTCCTGCACCCCTCGCCGATCGGCGAGGATACGTTCGTGGCGTCCCCGGGCGGCTACGCTGCCAACGCTGAGGCCGTGACGACCCCCGTCCCCGAGGCCGTCGATGCGTCCGGCGTGCCCGCGCCCGTGGAGGTCCCCACGCCCGACGCCCCCACGATCGAGGCGCTCGTCGATCTGCTCAACGTTTCGTACCCGCGCAATGATCGTCCCTGGACCGCCGCCGACACGCTGAAGAACGTCGTCGTGACGCTCACCCACCCGGACGGGCAGCGCGAGCTCCTCGTCGTGGGCGTGCCCGGCGACCGCGACGTCGACATGAAGCGCCTTGAAGCCGCAGTGGCCCCCGCCGAGGTCGAGATGGCGTCGGATTCGGACTTCGAGCCGCACCCCGAGCTGGTGCGCGGCTACATCGGCCCCACGGTCCTGGGCCCCAACTCGCCGAAGCGCGCCGTGGATGAGGAGGGCAACGCCTCCGGTTCCGTGCGCTACCTGGTCGATCCCCGCGTTGTCGACGGCACAGCCTGGGTGACGGGCGCGAACGCCGAGCAGCGTCACGTCCTGAACCTGGTCATGGGCCGCGACTTCACCGCCGACGGGACGATCGAGGCCGCCGAGGTGCGCGAGGGCGACCTGGCTCCCGACGGCTCGGGCCCCCTTCATCTGGAGCGTGGCATCGAGATCGGCCACATCTTCCAGCTGGGCCGCAAGTACGCCAAGGCGCTGGGCCTGACCGTCCTCGACGAGAACGGCAAGACCCAGGTCGTGACCATGGGCTCCTACGGTATCGGCGTCACCCGCGTCATGGCGGCCCTGGCCGAGGCCAACTGCGACGACAAGGGACTGAGCTGGCCCGCGCAGATCGCCCCCTTCGACGTGCACGTCCTGGCCACGGGCAAGGGCGATGAGGTCTTCGAGACCGCGCAGTCTCTGGGCGTCCAGCTCGACGCGGCCGGCCTGGACGTCCTGGTGGACGACCGCCGGAAGGTCAGCGCGGGAGTGAAGTTCAAGGATTTCGAGCTCGTGGGCGTGCCCTTCGGTCTGGTCGTGGGCCGGTCGCTGGCCGACGGCCAGGTCGAGATCCGCGTGCGCGCCACCGGTGAGACGATTGTGGTGCCCGTCGAGGAGGCCGTTGAGCGCCTGCGCGAGGCCCACGCGGCGGCCCTGAAGGGGGAGTGA
- the def gene encoding peptide deformylase, with translation MTIRPIRIIGDPVLRTVCDPITDITPNVKALVEDLLEGVDMDGRAGLAANQIGVSLRAFSWNIDGEIGYVLNPRIVALSEDEYQDGDEGCLSVPDLWYPTERAWYARCEGTDLDGKKVVVEGEELMARCIQHECDHLDGHIYIDRLDRPTRKKALRDIRNAGF, from the coding sequence ATGACTATTCGTCCCATCCGCATCATCGGTGACCCGGTCCTGCGCACCGTGTGCGACCCGATCACGGACATCACCCCGAACGTGAAGGCCCTCGTCGAGGACCTGCTCGAGGGCGTCGACATGGACGGGCGCGCGGGTCTGGCCGCCAACCAGATCGGCGTGAGCCTGCGTGCCTTCTCCTGGAACATCGACGGGGAGATCGGCTACGTGCTCAACCCCCGCATCGTCGCCCTGAGCGAGGACGAGTACCAGGACGGTGACGAGGGCTGCCTGTCGGTTCCGGACCTGTGGTACCCGACCGAGCGTGCCTGGTACGCGCGCTGCGAGGGCACGGACCTGGACGGCAAGAAGGTTGTCGTCGAGGGTGAGGAGCTCATGGCCCGCTGCATCCAGCACGAGTGCGACCACCTGGACGGCCACATCTACATCGACCGTCTGGATCGCCCGACTCGCAAGAAGGCGCTGCGCGACATCCGCAACGCTGGCTTCTGA
- a CDS encoding DUF3145 domain-containing protein yields the protein MRGSYTRGVLFVHSTPPALCPHIEWALGTALGQEVRLQWSDQEAAPGMVRCEFSWVGPIGSGARLASALRGWEHLRYEVTEEATASSDGGRWCHTPSLGIFHSQMDSVGNVVVPEDRIRAAMESASSYQELLEGLDLALGQAWDDELESFRHAGAGAPVRWLNNRVG from the coding sequence ATGAGAGGGTCATACACCCGCGGTGTACTTTTCGTGCACTCAACACCGCCCGCTCTGTGCCCGCACATCGAGTGGGCGTTGGGCACCGCGCTCGGCCAGGAGGTCCGCCTCCAGTGGTCGGATCAGGAAGCGGCGCCGGGCATGGTTCGCTGCGAGTTTTCGTGGGTGGGACCGATCGGCTCGGGCGCCCGTTTGGCGTCCGCGCTGCGCGGTTGGGAGCACCTGCGTTACGAGGTGACTGAGGAAGCCACGGCCTCGAGCGACGGGGGACGCTGGTGCCACACCCCGTCCCTGGGTATCTTTCACTCTCAGATGGATTCCGTGGGTAACGTCGTGGTCCCCGAGGATCGTATCCGCGCCGCCATGGAGTCCGCCTCCTCGTACCAGGAGCTGCTCGAGGGGCTTGACTTGGCCCTCGGTCAGGCCTGGGATGACGAGCTCGAATCGTTCCGTCACGCCGGCGCCGGCGCGCCCGTGCGCTGGTTGAACAACCGGGTGGGCTGA
- a CDS encoding phosphopantetheine-binding protein: MGSIADLLGDQLRAGLAQLVDPDADGEAPDTAQASSVGSSSASPTAAELAREAAMEAVLDEADLEPAHARTELTLRGDLDMDDVSLYAVVARIEREAKVGFSDAQIEGWQTLGDLLDAAATAASQS, translated from the coding sequence ATGGGGTCTATCGCTGACCTGTTGGGTGACCAGCTGCGTGCGGGCTTAGCGCAGCTGGTCGATCCCGACGCCGACGGGGAAGCACCCGACACGGCCCAGGCCTCGTCGGTCGGCTCGTCGTCGGCGAGCCCCACGGCCGCGGAGCTCGCGCGCGAGGCCGCGATGGAGGCAGTCCTCGATGAGGCGGACCTGGAGCCTGCGCACGCGCGAACGGAGCTGACGCTGCGCGGGGACCTGGACATGGATGACGTATCGCTGTACGCCGTCGTCGCGCGCATCGAACGCGAGGCGAAGGTGGGTTTCAGTGACGCGCAGATCGAGGGGTGGCAGACCCTCGGGGATCTGCTCGACGCGGCCGCCACCGCCGCTTCACAGTCCTGA
- the aspA gene encoding aspartate ammonia-lyase encodes MTRTEEDLLGTREVPDDAYWGIHTLRAIENYQISGRTINEAPELIRAFAQVKKACAMANMQLKAMKPVKAEAIISACDEIIENGRCMDQFPVDQFQGGAGTSVNMNANEVIANLALEILGEEKGNYDVINPNDHVNRSQSTNDAYPTAFRIALWRKVNRLRKAIDELADSFDEKGAEFRHILTMGRTQLQDAVPMSLGSEFSAFAHTLREEDERLVNNAELLLETNLGATAIGTGLNTPDGYQQVVVRHLRRITGARVVGSPNLLEATSDTGAYVSMHATIKRSAVKLSKVCNDLRLLASGPRAGLNEINLPKMAAGSSIMPAKVNPVIPEVVNQVCFKVIGNDQTVTMAAEAGQLQLNVMEPVIAQALIESINLLVNACDTLRERCVSGITANEEVCRGYVENSIGIVTYFNDVIGHHLGDVVGKRAAAEGKTVREVIHEMELLSEAEVERILSPENLAHPKYAGTEEE; translated from the coding sequence TTGACCCGCACCGAAGAGGATCTGCTTGGCACGCGTGAAGTACCCGATGACGCGTACTGGGGCATTCACACGCTGCGCGCCATTGAGAACTATCAGATCTCTGGCCGCACCATCAACGAGGCACCCGAGCTGATCCGCGCCTTCGCGCAGGTGAAGAAGGCTTGCGCGATGGCGAACATGCAGCTCAAGGCCATGAAGCCCGTGAAGGCTGAGGCCATCATTTCCGCCTGCGACGAGATCATTGAAAACGGGCGCTGCATGGACCAGTTCCCCGTCGATCAGTTCCAGGGAGGTGCCGGAACCTCCGTGAATATGAACGCGAACGAGGTCATCGCGAACCTGGCGCTGGAAATCCTGGGGGAGGAGAAGGGAAACTACGACGTCATCAACCCCAACGATCACGTCAACCGTTCCCAGTCGACGAACGACGCCTACCCGACGGCCTTCCGCATCGCCCTGTGGCGCAAGGTGAATCGCCTGCGCAAGGCCATCGACGAGCTGGCCGACTCCTTCGACGAGAAGGGCGCGGAGTTCCGACACATCCTGACGATGGGGCGCACGCAGCTCCAGGACGCCGTCCCCATGTCGCTGGGCAGCGAGTTCTCGGCATTCGCGCACACGCTGCGCGAGGAGGACGAGCGCCTGGTGAACAACGCAGAGCTTCTCCTGGAGACGAACCTGGGCGCGACCGCGATCGGAACGGGCCTGAACACCCCGGACGGCTATCAGCAGGTCGTCGTGCGTCACCTGCGGCGCATCACGGGAGCGCGCGTCGTCGGCTCCCCGAACCTGCTGGAGGCGACCTCCGACACGGGTGCCTACGTGTCCATGCACGCCACGATCAAGCGCAGCGCCGTGAAGCTGTCGAAGGTCTGCAACGATCTGCGCCTGCTGGCGTCGGGACCGCGCGCCGGCCTCAACGAAATTAACCTGCCGAAGATGGCGGCCGGCTCGTCGATCATGCCGGCGAAGGTCAACCCGGTGATCCCCGAGGTCGTCAACCAGGTGTGCTTCAAGGTCATCGGCAACGACCAGACCGTCACCATGGCCGCCGAGGCCGGTCAGCTCCAGCTCAACGTCATGGAGCCCGTCATCGCGCAGGCGCTCATCGAGTCCATCAACCTGCTCGTGAACGCCTGCGACACGTTGCGTGAGCGCTGCGTCTCGGGTATTACCGCGAACGAGGAGGTGTGCCGCGGCTACGTGGAGAACTCCATCGGTATCGTCACCTACTTCAACGACGTCATCGGCCACCACCTGGGCGACGTCGTCGGCAAGAGGGCTGCCGCCGAAGGCAAGACCGTCCGCGAAGTCATCCACGAGATGGAGCTCCTCTCCGAGGCCGAGGTGGAGCGTATCCTGTCTCCCGAAAACCTCGCGCACCCGAAGTACGCGGGCACCGAGGAGGAGTGA
- a CDS encoding flavin reductase family protein: MHVPYETEKFYYGFPVYILAYPDDAVGVGITTGSSSYSLGQMVMIGCDSTTHAARSIKRSGVCSLNLFGAEAMGLFEYAGTVSGGDKLRHAQLDSSDHDGIPVLDDSQMSLLCRVLEATDDGTYTHFRCEITGRLVDSALIDEHGRFRYVDLHTVEYVGDARRRIYRYFSDRVERFGTFVRSFKESLLP, translated from the coding sequence ATGCACGTTCCCTACGAAACAGAAAAGTTCTACTACGGCTTTCCCGTCTACATACTGGCCTACCCGGACGACGCCGTCGGCGTCGGAATCACGACGGGGTCCTCCTCGTACTCGCTGGGACAGATGGTGATGATCGGCTGCGATTCCACCACGCATGCCGCCCGATCGATCAAGCGCTCGGGAGTGTGCTCGCTCAATCTCTTCGGGGCCGAGGCCATGGGCCTGTTCGAGTACGCGGGCACCGTCTCGGGCGGCGATAAACTCAGGCACGCGCAGCTGGATTCGAGCGACCACGACGGCATCCCTGTCCTCGACGATTCACAGATGAGCCTCCTGTGCCGGGTCCTCGAGGCCACGGACGACGGCACTTACACGCACTTCCGCTGCGAGATCACAGGGCGCCTGGTCGACTCTGCGCTCATCGACGAGCACGGCCGTTTCCGCTACGTGGATCTGCACACCGTCGAGTACGTGGGTGACGCGCGCAGGCGCATCTACCGCTACTTCTCGGACCGCGTGGAGCGCTTCGGCACCTTCGTTCGCTCCTTCAAGGAGTCCCTGCTCCCCTAG
- the aceE gene encoding pyruvate dehydrogenase (acetyl-transferring), homodimeric type: MSQLHESRPVVVNGLIPQVPDNDPQETAEWVESLTGLINEKGGPRARYILLHMLDEARRNGVQLPQEYTTPYVNTIPVDQEPYFPGDEAMEREYRRWIRWNAAVQVTRAQRPGVKVGGHISSYASVATLYEVGLNHFFRGKDHPGGGDHVFFQGHASPGPYARAFLEGRLSEEEMDGFRQQVSTAHGLPSYPHPRQLDHFWEFPTVSLGLGPAEAIYQAWFDRYLHMNGIKDTSQQHTWAFIGDGEMDEPESRGMLQLAAQQRLDNLTFVINCNLQRLDGPVRGNGKIIQELEAFFKGAGWNVIKVIWGRGWDQLLAADKDDALVHVMNETLDGDYQTFGANDGAYVREHFFGRDPRTKEMVKNWTDEQLWELKRGGHDYRKVYAAYKAAMDHTGQPTVILAHTIKGYALGTHFAGRNSTHQMKKLTLEDAKQLRDRLQIPITDEELERDPYMPPYYMPPADHPALQYMKERREILGGWVPERRADRAPKLPTLPTRPFEALSKGSGKLEVATTMALVRLIKDLMKDKQVGKYFVPIIPDEARTFGLDAIFPSAKIFNTTGQSYTPVDADMMLSYRESEQGRILHTGITEAGSAAAFQVVGTAYATHDLPMVPIYIFYSMFGFQRTGDQFWAAGDQLTKGFVIGATAGRTTLAGEGLQHMDGHSQVLAATNHAFVSYDPAYAYEIRHIMADGLERMYGDAAGRDPNVMYYITVYNEPIHQPAEPENVDVEGIIKGIYNLDEHQNFGGPKAQLLASGVGVPWAREARELLARDWGVDAAVWSVTSWNELRRDGLDAEEHNFLHPDEPRRTPYVSAKLAGREGPFVASSDFDRMLPDQIRQWVPGDYHVLGADGFGFSDTRRAARRWYHIDAESMVVRTLAALADKGQIDPSVVGQAIAKYDLFNYSIAGSDHAGEE; encoded by the coding sequence GTGAGCCAACTCCACGAGTCACGCCCCGTCGTCGTCAACGGGCTGATCCCCCAGGTCCCCGACAACGACCCGCAGGAAACCGCCGAATGGGTCGAGTCCCTGACCGGACTCATCAACGAAAAAGGCGGCCCCCGCGCGCGCTACATCCTGCTGCACATGCTGGACGAAGCGCGCCGCAACGGCGTCCAGCTCCCCCAGGAATACACAACCCCCTACGTCAACACCATCCCCGTTGACCAGGAGCCGTACTTCCCCGGCGACGAAGCCATGGAGCGCGAATACCGCCGCTGGATCCGCTGGAACGCCGCCGTCCAAGTCACCCGCGCCCAGCGCCCCGGCGTCAAGGTCGGAGGACACATCTCCTCCTACGCCTCCGTCGCCACCCTCTACGAGGTCGGCCTCAACCACTTCTTCCGCGGCAAGGACCACCCCGGCGGCGGCGACCACGTCTTCTTCCAGGGACACGCCTCCCCCGGCCCCTACGCCCGCGCCTTCCTCGAAGGACGCCTCTCCGAAGAGGAGATGGACGGCTTCCGCCAGCAGGTCTCCACCGCTCACGGCCTGCCCTCCTACCCGCACCCGCGCCAGCTCGACCACTTCTGGGAGTTCCCCACCGTGTCGCTGGGCCTGGGGCCCGCCGAAGCCATCTACCAGGCGTGGTTCGACCGCTACCTGCACATGAACGGCATCAAGGACACCTCCCAGCAGCACACGTGGGCCTTCATCGGCGACGGCGAAATGGACGAGCCCGAATCCCGCGGCATGCTCCAGCTCGCCGCCCAGCAGCGCCTCGACAACCTGACTTTCGTCATCAACTGCAACCTGCAGCGTCTCGACGGCCCGGTGCGCGGCAACGGCAAGATCATCCAGGAGCTCGAGGCCTTCTTCAAGGGCGCCGGCTGGAACGTCATCAAGGTCATCTGGGGCCGCGGCTGGGACCAGCTGCTCGCCGCCGACAAGGACGACGCCCTCGTCCACGTCATGAACGAGACCCTGGACGGCGACTACCAGACGTTCGGCGCGAACGACGGCGCCTACGTGCGCGAGCACTTCTTCGGCCGCGACCCGCGCACCAAGGAAATGGTCAAGAACTGGACCGACGAGCAGCTCTGGGAGCTCAAGCGCGGCGGCCACGACTACCGCAAGGTCTACGCCGCCTACAAGGCCGCCATGGACCACACCGGCCAGCCGACCGTCATCCTCGCCCACACCATCAAGGGCTACGCCCTGGGCACGCACTTCGCCGGCCGTAACTCGACGCACCAGATGAAGAAGCTGACGCTCGAGGACGCCAAGCAGCTGCGCGACCGCCTGCAGATCCCGATCACGGACGAGGAGCTGGAACGCGATCCCTACATGCCTCCGTACTACATGCCGCCGGCCGATCACCCGGCCCTGCAGTACATGAAGGAGCGCCGCGAGATCCTCGGCGGTTGGGTGCCCGAGCGCCGCGCCGACCGTGCGCCCAAGCTCCCCACCCTGCCCACGCGCCCCTTCGAGGCGCTGTCCAAGGGTTCGGGCAAGCTCGAGGTCGCCACGACCATGGCCCTCGTGCGCCTCATCAAGGACCTCATGAAGGACAAGCAGGTCGGCAAGTACTTCGTGCCGATCATCCCCGACGAGGCCCGTACCTTCGGTCTGGACGCGATCTTCCCCTCGGCGAAGATCTTCAACACGACCGGCCAGTCCTACACGCCCGTCGACGCGGACATGATGCTGTCCTACCGTGAGTCCGAGCAGGGCCGCATCCTGCACACGGGTATCACCGAGGCCGGCTCCGCTGCCGCCTTCCAGGTCGTCGGCACGGCGTACGCGACGCACGACCTGCCGATGGTACCGATCTACATCTTCTACTCGATGTTCGGCTTCCAGCGCACGGGCGACCAGTTCTGGGCGGCGGGCGACCAGCTGACCAAGGGCTTCGTCATCGGCGCGACCGCCGGCCGCACGACGCTCGCGGGCGAGGGCCTGCAGCACATGGACGGTCACTCTCAGGTTTTGGCCGCGACCAACCACGCGTTCGTGTCCTACGACCCGGCCTACGCCTACGAGATCCGCCACATCATGGCGGACGGCCTGGAGCGCATGTACGGCGACGCGGCCGGTCGCGACCCGAACGTCATGTACTACATCACCGTCTACAACGAGCCCATCCACCAGCCGGCCGAGCCGGAGAACGTGGACGTCGAAGGCATCATCAAGGGCATCTACAACCTCGATGAGCACCAGAACTTCGGCGGCCCCAAGGCTCAGCTGCTCGCCTCTGGCGTAGGCGTGCCGTGGGCGCGCGAGGCACGCGAGCTGCTGGCCCGAGACTGGGGCGTGGACGCCGCCGTGTGGTCCGTGACCTCGTGGAACGAGCTGCGCCGCGACGGCCTGGACGCCGAGGAGCACAACTTCCTGCACCCCGACGAGCCGCGCCGCACGCCCTATGTGTCCGCCAAGCTCGCCGGTCGCGAGGGCCCCTTCGTCGCCTCCTCGGACTTCGACCGTATGCTGCCCGACCAGATCCGCCAGTGGGTGCCCGGCGACTACCACGTGCTCGGCGCGGACGGCTTCGGCTTCTCCGACACGCGCCGCGCAGCACGCCGCTGGTACCACATCGACGCCGAGTCGATGGTCGTGCGCACGCTGGCCGCCCTGGCCGACAAGGGTCAGATCGACCCGTCGGTCGTCGGCCAGGCGATCGCGAAGTACGACCTGTTCAACTACTCCATCGCAGGCTCGGATCACGCCGGCGAGGAGTGA
- a CDS encoding DUF3052 domain-containing protein, protein MAVSLGFASDAIVQEFYVDDDVDQGVRDAVERETGHPLVDVDYADVVDGAIVWWRADDAEEEDLADVLVDAMSNLDDGGLIWVLIPKPGRPNSVRVGDVEEAAEITGLHATTSTALGANWAGVRLTARPRSRR, encoded by the coding sequence ATGGCAGTGAGCCTGGGTTTTGCGTCCGATGCGATCGTGCAGGAGTTCTACGTCGATGATGACGTGGATCAGGGTGTGCGCGATGCGGTTGAAAGGGAGACGGGGCATCCGCTCGTTGACGTCGATTACGCGGACGTCGTGGACGGCGCGATCGTCTGGTGGCGCGCGGATGACGCCGAGGAGGAGGACCTCGCGGACGTCCTCGTGGACGCGATGTCGAACTTGGATGACGGCGGCCTGATCTGGGTGCTGATCCCTAAGCCGGGTCGCCCGAATTCTGTGAGGGTTGGCGACGTGGAGGAGGCCGCGGAGATCACGGGCCTGCACGCGACGACGTCGACGGCGCTGGGGGCGAACTGGGCGGGCGTGCGCCTGACTGCGCGTCCGCGTTCGCGCCGCTAG